The proteins below come from a single Rosa rugosa chromosome 2, drRosRugo1.1, whole genome shotgun sequence genomic window:
- the LOC133728897 gene encoding late embryogenesis abundant protein 1-like, producing the protein MASHKQSYRAGETKGQTEEKANQMMESLGEKAQAAKDKTYQAAQTAKEKTRGATQATTHKAGEKAGVTKDKAWESKETTKDRASEAAQRAGEKAGVAKDKAWESNETTKDRASEAAQRAGEKAGVAKGKAWESKETTKDRASEAAQRAGDSAESGKERSEGFLQQTGEQTKNMAQGAVDTVKGTLGLAKDDEEDEPVYHKRDRN; encoded by the exons ATGGCATCCCACAAACAGAGCTACAGAGCTGGTGAAACCAAGGGCCAGACTGAG GAAAAGGCGAACCAGATGATGGAGTCACTAGGGGAGAAGGCTCAAGCAGCAAAGGACAAGACCTACCAGGCAGCTCAAACAGCCAAAGAGAAAACAAGAGGTGCAACCCAAGCAACTACCCACAAGGCCGGAGAGAAGGCAGGAGTTACAAAAGACAAGGCATGGGAGAGCAAGGAGACAACTAAGGATAGGGCCTCCGAGGCGGCGCAAAGAGCCGGAGAGAAGGCAGGAGTTGCAAAAGACAAGGCATGGGAGAGCAACGAGACAACAAAGGATAGGGCCTCCGAGGCGGCGCAAAGAGCCGGAGAGAAGGCAGGAGTTGCAAAAGGCAAGGCATGGGAGAGCAAGGAGACAACTAAGGATAGAGCGTCGGAGGCTGCCCAGAGAGCCGGAGATTCGGCCGAGTCTGGCAAGGAGAGAAGTGAGGGGTTCCTCCAACAGACTGGAGAACAGACGAAGAACATGGCCCAAGGTGCTGTTGATACTGTGAAAGGCACCCTCGGCCTGGCCAAggatgatgaggaagatgaaCCTGTTTATCATAAGAGGGACAGGAACTAG
- the LOC133731894 gene encoding uncharacterized protein LOC133731894, giving the protein MKTKKSSKKRAALELDTPAIKDKVEIGHGETADGVLVDQDFNEPTMGEKLASLNIVPDDRVESQNKEGSSLHAKPPSADSVHILLKQALHADDRALLFECLYTQDEKVIAKSVSQLNPAGVLKLLQSLISLIESRGAILACALPWLRSLLLQHASGIVSQASSLSALNSLYQLIESRVSTFQSALQLSSVLDLLYTGVVDDLDDENGTTGPVIYEDKDSDEEESEDAMETDQDDEDGEDLDAELGGVSDFEGIEGLDDLSD; this is encoded by the exons ATGAAGACTAAAAAGTCAAGTAAGAAGCGTGCAGCACTGGAGCTAGATACTCCGGCTATTAAAGACAAGGTTGAAATTG GTCATGGAGAGACTGCAGATGGAGTCCTTGTTGATCAGGATTTCAACGAACCAACCATGGGAGAAAAACTTGCTAGTTTGAATATAGTACCTGATGATAGAGTGGAGAGCCAAAATAAAGAAGGCTCTTCTCTCCATGCAAAGCCTCCGAGTGCAGACTCTGTTCATATTTTGCTTAAGCAAGCACTACATGCTGATGACCGTGCCCTTCTATTCGAGTGCTTATACACCCAAGATGAGAAG GTCATTGCAAAGTCTGTCTCTCAATTGAATCCAGCTGGTGTTTTGAAGCTCTTACAATCTCTCATATCTCTTATTGAGTCAAG GGGTGCAATTTTGGCATGTGCACTTCCATGGCTGAGAAGTCTACTTCTTCAACACGCAAGTGGGATAGTGTCTCAAGCATCTTCTTTAAGTGCCTTGAACTCTTTATATCAG CTCATTGAGTCCAGAGTTTCCACTTTTCAGTCAGCTCTTCAACTATCAAGTGTTTTAGACTTGCTGTATACAGGG GTTGTTGATGATTTGGATGATGAGAATGGCACTACAGGTCCAGTTATTTACGAGGACAAAGATAGTGATGAAGAGGAATCTGAGGACGCCATGGAGACTGATCAAGACGATGAAGATGGTGAGGATTTGGATGCAGAACTTGGTGGTGTTAGCGACTTCGAAGGAATTGAAGGACTTGATGACTTGAGCGATTGA
- the LOC133732091 gene encoding formate--tetrahydrofolate ligase: MRLYQCSPTVPVRALASNPGISVDKKSGHSILCSSSLTFPSSIGQPQQTEPLKTDPSIPETSFHRFWEPKMSPSKTTRKLEVASPVPADIDIANSVEPVHISEIAKDLNLSPDHYDLYGKYKAKVLLSVIDELKGSSDGYYVVVGGITPTPLGEGKSTTTVGLCQALGAFQDKKVVTCLRQPSQGPTFGIKGGAAGGGYSQVIPMDEFNLHLTGDIHAITAANNLLAAAIDTRMFHEATQSDKALMNRLCPPNKEGKKSFNDIMFRRLKKLGISKTQPEDLTPEEVKKFARLDIDPDSITWRRVMDINDRLLRKITVGQGPEEKGMVRETGFDISVASEIMAVLALTTSLADMRERLGKMVIGNSRAGDPVTAEDLGVGGALTVLMKDAINPTLMQTLEGTPVLVHAGPFANIAHGNSSIVADKIALKLVGPGGFVVTEAGFGADIGTEKFMNIKCRYSGLTPQCAIIVATIRALKMHGGGPDVVAGKPLNSAYITENVALVEAGCVNLARHITNTKAYGVNVVVAVNKFSTDSDAELNAVRNAALAAGAYDAVICTHHAHGGKGAVDLGIAVQKACENVTQPLKFLYPLDFSIKEKIEAIARSYGASGVEYSEQAEKQIAMYSRQGFSGLPICMAKTQYSFSDKATAKGAPSNFVLPIRDVRASIGAGFIYPLVGTMSTMPGLPTRPCFYDIDLDTTTGRVIGLS, encoded by the exons ATGCGACTCTATCAGTGTTCACCAACTGTCCCAGTTAGAGCTTTAGCCTCCAATCCTGGAATCTCAGTCGATAAGAAGTCAGGGCACTCCATTCTATGTTCTTCCAGTCTCACTTTCCCATCATCAATAGGTCAACCTCAACAAACAGAACCACTTAAAACAGATCCATCAATCCCAGAAACCAGTTTTCACAGATTCTGGGAGCCCAAAATGAGCCCATCAAAGACCACTAGGAAGTTGGAGGTGGCTTCACCAGTCCCAGCTGACATAGACATTGCCAATTCAGTTGAGCCTGTTCACATCTCTGAGATTGCCAAAGACCTTAATCTCAGTCCTGACCACTATGATCTCTATGGAAAATACAAGGCCAAG GTTTTGTTATCTGTGATTGATGAACTGAAAGGATCTAGTGATGGGTATTATGTTGTTGTGGGAGGGATTACTCCTACACCTCTTGGAGAAGGCAAGTCTACCACCACTGTTGGACTGTGTCAAGCTTTGGGTGCTTTTCAAGATAAGAAG GTTGTCACTTGCCTTCGTCAACCATCACAAGGACCAACTTTTGGAATTAAAGGTGGTGCAGCAGGTGGTGGTTACAGTCAAGTGATCCCTATGGATGAGTTTAATCTGCACTTAACAGGAGATATTCATGCAATAACAGCTGCAAACAATCTTCTAGCTGCTGCCATTGATACTCGAATGTTCCATGAAGCAACCCAATCAGATAAGGCTCTAATGAACCGATTATGCCCACCaaacaaagaaggaaaaaagagCTTTAATGATATCATGTTTAGACGTTTAAAGAAGCTGGGTATCTCCAAGACACAGCCTGAGGACCTTACACCAGAAGAAGTTAAGAAATTTGCTAGGCTTGATATTGATCCAGATTCTATCACCTGGAGAAGAGTAATGGATATAAATGACCGGCTGTTGAGAAAAATAACAGTTGGCCAGGGCCCTGAAGAGAAAGGGATGGTGAGAGAAACAGGATTTGATATTTCAGTTGCCAGTGAGATAATGGCAGTTTTGGCCCTTACTACATCTCTAGCAGATATGAGGGAGAGGCTTGGCAAAATGGTAATCGGAAACAGCAGGGCTGGTGACCCAGTTACTGCCGAAGATCTTGGTGTCGGAGGTGCATTAACGGTTCTAATGAAGGATGCTATTAACCCTACATTAATGCAGACTCTTGAGGGGACCCCAGTTCTTGTTCATGCTGGTCCTTTTGCAAATATTGCGCATGGAAATTCCTCCATTGTGGCTGATAAGATTGCGCTAAAGCTGGTGGGACCAGGTGGGTTTGTAGTCACAGAAGCTGGTTTTGGTGCTGATATTGGCACTGAGAAATTCATGAATATAAAATGCCGGTATAGTGGTTTAACACCGCAGTGCGCAATTATAGTTGCCACCATAAGGGCCTTGAAAATGCATGGTGGTGGCCCGGATGTTGTTGCTGGGAAGCCTCTTAATAGTGCCTACATAACTGAGAATGTGGCTCTGGTTGAGGCTGGCTGTGTGAATTTGGCCAGGCATATTACAAATACAAAAGCCTATGGTGTGAATGTTGTTGTTGCCGTGAACAAGTTCTCAACTGACTCTGACGCAGAATTGAATGCAGTTCGAAATGCAGCACTGGCTGCTGGGGCTTATGATGCTGTGATATGTACTCACCATGCCCATGGTGGAAAAGGAGCG GTAGACCTAGGGATTGCGGTTCAGAAAGCCTGTGAGAATGTTACACAACCATTAAAGTTTTTATATCCTTTGGACTTCAGTATTAAAGAAAAGATAGAGGCAATAGCCAGGTCATATGGTGCAAGCGGTGTTGAATACTCGGAGCAG GCTGAAAAGCAGATTGCAATGTACAGCAGGCAAGGGTTTTCTGGTCTGCCAATATGCATGGCAAAGACCCAGTATTCATTTTCTGATAAAGCTACTGCGAAAGGAGCACCATCCAATTTTGTCTTACCAATAAGGGATGTGAGGGCAAGCATTGGAGCTGGATTTATATATCCTTTGGTAGGAACCATGAGCACAATGCCAGGACTTCCAACTAGGCCTTGCTTTTATGATATTGATCTTGACACCACCACTGGAAGGGTTATTGGTCTTTCTTGA
- the LOC133733029 gene encoding protein trichome birefringence-like 4 translates to MADWGHSSTTEHLLPTTLGESKASPRPSVLAHITTSTEYSSMTSPHSTRADTSKASMFSIFFSKRNSMVCTYAFTIVFITCTILLVFNPSRPSVPFGFKNLLLYTSPQTPNPHWKHDSLPQFDEIGSLKENVGIDQKGFQIGLNQSSGGNGGTKKNVETERDDHVGAPQPSYTTKKNVETERDDHIGAPQPSNTTMENVEIKRDDHIGTSQSSNTTIPSMFKDSNNTGTEVSEKVESSERRNETKNAVSSHSSSNGENGLKEKGSDSKKAPSNKKQTGLKLKNECDLFDGRWVRDNSYPLYAPGTCPYIDEPFDCFHNGRPDNGYEKYRWQPKYCNVPRLDGKKMLRLLAGKRLVFVGDSLNRNMWESLLCVLRNSVEDKNKVYEVSGRQEFRTEDSFSFIFQDYNCSVEFFQSQFIVQEWEGKDKNGSKKETLRLDLMESSADKYKDADILIFNTGHWWTHEKTSNGLGYYQEGSHVYDELNGEEAYRRALTTWGRWVDTKVDPKKTAVFFRGYSPSHFRGGAWNSGGQCHGETKPTTETEYGGEYYPSQVKILDSVMKKMMTPIFYLNITAMTDFRKDAHPSVYRMPNLTAEERKETSIQDCSHWCLPGVPETWNELVYAQLLRRNMKQQKKKQHKQKRQQQN, encoded by the exons ATGGCGGATTGGGGACATTCCTCAACAACAGAACACCTCTTACCAACAACCCTAGGAGAGTCGAAAGCCTCTCCTAGGCCTTCAGTACTTGCACATATCACAACAAGCACAGAATATTCCTCAATGACAAGCCCACATTCAACAAGAGCCGACACCAGCAAGGCCTCAATGTTTTCAATCTTCTTCTCCAAGAGAAATTCCATGGTTTGTACTTATGCATTCACAATTGTCTTCATTACATGTACCATCCTCTTGGTTTTCAACCCTTCTCGCCCTTCGGTTCCTTTTGGCTTCAAAAATCTTCTTCTTTATACCTCTCCTCAGACCCCAAACCCTCATTGGAAACACGATTCTTTACCACAGTTTGATGAGATTGGAAGTTTGAAAGAGAATGTGGGGATTGATCAGAAGGGATTTCAGATTGGTCTTAATCAATCTTCTGGGGGAAATGGAGGAACCAAGAAAAATGTAGAGACTGAAAGGGATGATCATGTTGGTGCTCCTCAACCATCATACACTACCAAGAAAAATGTAGAGACTGAAAGGGATGATCATATTGGTGCTCCTCAACCATCAAACACTACCATGGAAAATGTAGAGATTAAAAGGGATGATCATATTGGTACTTCTCAATCATCAAACACTACCATTCCTTCCATGTTCAAAGACTCCAATAACACAGGAACCGAAGTTTCTGAGAAAGTTGAGAGTTCTGAGAGAAGAAATGAGACCAAGAATGCTGTAAGCTCTCATTCTTCTTCTAATGGAGAAAATGGTTTGAAGGAGAAAGGGAGTGATAGTAAAAAGGCACCGTCAAACAAGAAACAAACTGGGTTGAAGTTGAAGAATGAATGTGACCTATTTGATGGAAGGTGGGTGAGAGATAATTCTTACCCACTTTATGCTCCAGGAACTTGTCCTTATATAGATGAGCCTTTCGATTGTTTCCACAACGGTAGGCCTGATAATGGTTACGAGAAGTACAGATGGCAACCGAAATATTGCAATGTCCCAAG GTTGGATGGTAAGaagatgttgagattgttggcaGGAAAGCGTCTAGTTTTTGTTGGCGATTCTCTCAATAGGAATATGTGGGAGTCTTTGCTTTGTGTTCTTAGAAATTCAGTGGAAGATAAGAACAAAGTTTATGAAGTCTCGGGCAGGCAAGAGTTCCGTACAGAGGACTCTTTCTCTTTCATATTCCAG GATTATAATTGTTCAGTAGAGTTCTTTCAATCACAATTTATAGTTCAAGAATGGGAGGGGAAAGACAAAAATGGATCCAAAAAGGAAACCCTTCGCCTTGATTTAATGGAGAGTTCCGCGGATAAATACAAAGATGCAGATATTCTCATCTTCAACACAGGTCATTGGTGGACTCATGAGAAAACTTCCAACGG GTTGGGTTACTATCAAGAAGGTAGTCATGTCTATGATGAGTTGAATGGCGAAGAGGCATATCGGAGGGCTTTAACAACATGGGGAAGATGGGTGGATACCAAAGTAGATCCTAAGAAAACTGCTGTTTTCTTCCGCGGCTATTCACCTTCTCACTTTAG AGGTGGAGCATGGAACTCTGGAGGGCAATGCCATGGCGAGACAAAGCCAACTACAGAAACTGAATACGGAGGAGAATATTATCCATCACAAGTGAAGATCTTGGACtcggtgatgaagaagatgatgactcCAATCTTCTATCTGAACATCACAGCAATGACTGATTTCCGGAAGGATGCTCATCCATCGGTTTACAGAATGCCCAATTTAACTGCAGAGGAAAGAAAAGAGACTTCGATCCAGGATTGCAGCCACTGGTGCCTACCTGGTGTGCCTGAAACATGGAACGAGCTTGTATATGCTCAACTCCTTAGACGCAACATGAAGcaacagaagaagaagcaacATAAACAGAAGCGTCAACAACAAAACTAG
- the LOC133728053 gene encoding glutathione S-transferase T3-like: MAPRGDSWRHNEEVILCQAWITIGGDGCIGKDQKSDLLWSRVAEEYNAHKPAGCMERTHSSCHSRWKRISPACMKWRQALNKVEHFQRRSGENMEDELMNVKSTYYDSEGCDFVFEHCWQYLKNTEKFGKTPSMENTHFSPNHVNLDSDETPTTEDELPSSRKARPQGQKAQKLA; the protein is encoded by the exons ATGGCTCCAAGAGGGGATTCTTGGAGGCACAATGAAGAAGTTATTCTTTGCCAAGCTTGGATCACCATTGGGGGTGATGGTTGCATCGGAAAAGATCAAAAGTCGGATTTATTGTGGAGTCGTGTGGCGGAGGAGTACAATGCTCACAAACCGGCCGGTTGCATGGAGAGAACACATTCTAGTTGCCACTCTCGTTGGAAGAGAATAAGTCCGGCATGTATGAAGTGGCGCCAAGCTCTTAACAAGGTCGAACACTTTCAACGAAGAAGCGGCGAAAATATGGAGGACGAG CTCATGAATGTTAAATCAACGTACTACGACTCGGAAGGTTGCGATTTTGTGTTTGAGCATTGTTGGCAATACTTGAAAAATACGGAAAAGTTTGGGAAAACGCCATCAATGGAAAACACCCACTTTAGTCCTAATCATGTCAACTTGGATAGCGATGAAACACCCACTACTGAGGATGAGCTTCCCTCATCAAGAAAGGCACGTCCTCAAGGACAGAAAGCTCAGAAGCTAGCTTAG